A window of the Xenopus laevis strain J_2021 chromosome 9_10L, Xenopus_laevis_v10.1, whole genome shotgun sequence genome harbors these coding sequences:
- the LOC121393063 gene encoding oocyte zinc finger protein XlCOF7.1, translated as MDRGRGSEGEEQRVWREERGIKLNCSLQSGISVWIPLVVQLLHWLITRGKQGHFQVSPSHKEPMGMWEEASDTGMKGKKKKKDKNEEEEERGKKERMVNLTLEMIYLLTGEHYIPRKKSDDGGALHAPGSVIQKENNKNDKKILELMSNIIQLLTGEVAIRTHHVSIYFSLDEWDYIKGNKELYEEGIKEEPQQLRPQACEYKDESNVTAHMEATLCCNSDGNFINPENPEISPGEQPPPANGIKEEATSSEEGNQSDCSINPLTEEIQGTDTPTPIMGCSLNYSLSDNYISDEIKEEETSCQGGNQSDCSITPLTEQIQGTDTPTPIMGCSLNNSLSDTYISDEIKEEETSCQGGNQSDCSITPLTEQIQGTDTPTPIMGCSLKDNKYDGNPHWSPKNTLRRKYSCNECHEYLIHKRDFGKHQMTHKREKSFSCSECGKCFLNQLCPDRHQTGKKPFSCSKCGKCFAFLSDLTVHQRIHTGERPFSCSECGKGFTRPNALIIHHRTHTGEKPFSCSECGKCFSKQSSLVHHQRTHIGEKPFCCSECDKCFASSSELNIHQRTHTGEKPFSCSECGKCFTNHSHFAHHQMIHTGEKPFCCSKCGKCFASSSDLTFHRRTHTREKTFSCSECGKCFSNHSHLARHQMIHTGEKPFCCSECGKCFSSSSGLTAHQQRTHMKVKPFSCSACGKCFSNRSHLIRHQMIHTGEKPFSCFECRKCFSNPSNLARHQMTHTGEKPFSCSECGKCFASSSDLTFHHRTHTGEKPFSCSECGKCYSKKSSLVHHQRTHTGEKPFSCSKCDKCFASSSELNIHQRTHTGEKAFSCSECGKCFTNRSQLSRHQMIHTGEKPISCPECEECFVSSSQLTAHQQQAHRMVKPFSCLECGKCFSNRSNFARHQMIHTGEKPFSCSECRKGFSNQSSLARHQMTHTGEKPFSCSECGKRFSNQSHLARHQMIHTGEKPFSCSECRKGFSNQSGLARHQMTHTGEKPFACSECGKCFASSSKLTAHQRTHMGKKPFSCS; from the exons ATGGACAGAGGAAGGGGAAGTGAGGGGGAGGAGCAGAGAGTGTGGAGAGAAGAGCGAGGAATAAAGCTGAATTGTAgcctgcagtctggcatctctgtgtgGATTCCTCTAGTTGTGCAACTCCTGCACTGGCTTATCACACGTGGGAAACAG GGTCACTTCCAGGTCAGTCCCTCCCAcaaggagccaatgggaatgtgggaggaagcgagtgacacagggatgaaggggaagaagaagaagaaggataaaaatgaggaggaggaggagcgggggaagaaggagagaatggtgaatctgacactggagatgatctatctgctgactggagag cactacatccctaggaagaagtcagatgatgggggggccctgcatgcccctggctccgtcatacagaaggaaaataacaagaatgacaagaagatcctggaactcatgtccaacatcatccagctgctgactggagag gttgccataaggactcatcatgtttccatctatttttccttggacgagtgggactatataaaaggaaacaaggaacTTTATGAGGAAGGGATAAAGGAGGAGCCCCAGCAGCTCCGCCCACAGG CctgtgaatataaagatgagagcAATGTTACAGCACATATGGAAGCAACTTTATGCTGTAATAGTGATGGAAATTTCATAAAccctgaaaaccctgaaatctCTCCAGgggaacagcccccaccagccaatggTATTAAAGAGGAAGCGACTTCAAGCGAagagggaaaccaatcagattgcagcattaatccacttacagaagagatacagggaacagatacacctactcctatcatgggatgcagCCTGAATTACAGCTTGTCGGATAATTATATATCAGATGAGATTAAAGAGGAAGAGACTTCATGTCAAggaggaaaccaatcagattgcagcattactccacttacagaacagatacagggaacagatacacctactcctatcatgggatgcagCCTGAATAACAGCTTGTCGGATACTTATATATCAGATGAGATTAAAGAGGAAGAGACTTCATGTCAAggaggaaaccaatcagattgcagcattactccacttacagaacagatacagggaacagatacacctactcctatcatgggatgcagCCTGAAGGATAATAAATATGATGGAAATCCACACTGGTCACCAAAAAATACATTACGTAGAAAATACAGTTGCAATGagtgccatgaatatcttattcACAAGAGAGATTTTGGTAAACATCAAATGACCCACAAAAGAGAGAAAtctttttcttgttctgaatgtgggaaatgtttcttAAATCAACTTTGCCCTGATCGACATCAAACAGGAAAGAAACCATTTTCTTGCTCTaagtgtgggaaatgttttgcctttttgtCAGACCTTACTGTGCATCagagaattcacacaggggagagacCTTTTTCTTGCTCTGAGTGTGGGAAAGGCTTTACTAGACCAAATGCACTTATTATCCATCACagaacccacacaggagagaaacctttctcctgttctgaatgtgggaaatgtttttcaaagCAATCTAGCCTTGTTCATCATCAAAGGACTCACataggagagaaaccattttgtTGTTCTGAGTGTGACAAATGTTTTGCCTCTTCATCAGAACTTAATATCCATCAGagaacccacacaggagagaaaccattttcctgttctgaatgtggaaaatgttttacaaatcaTTCTCACTTTGCACATCATCAAatgattcacacaggagagaagccATTTTGTTGTTCTaagtgtgggaaatgttttgcctcTTCATCAGACCTTACTTTCCATCGGAGAACCCACacaagagaaaaaacattttcctgttctgaatgtgggaaatgtttttcaaatcaTTCTCACCTTGCTCGTCATCAAatgattcacacaggagagaagccATTTTGTTGTTCtgagtgtgggaaatgtttttcctcTTCATCAGGACTTACTGCCCACCAACAAAGAACCCACATGAAGGTAAAACCTTTTTCCTGTTCTgcatgtgggaaatgtttttcaaatcGATCTCACCTTATTCGACATCAAatgattcacacaggagagaaacctttttcttgttttgAGTGTAGGAAATGTTTTTCAAATCCATCGAACCTTGCTCGTCATCAAAtgactcacacaggagagaagccattttcttgttctgagtgtgggaaatgttttgcctcTTCATCAGACCTTACTTTCCATCACagaacccacacaggagagaaacctttttcctgttctgaatgtgggaaatgttatTCAAAGAAATCTAGCCTTGTTCATCATCAAAggactcacacaggagagaaaccattttcttgCTCTAAATGTGACAAATGTTTTGCCTCTTCATCAGAACTTAATATCCATCAGagaacccacacaggagagaaagcattttcctgttctgaatgtgggaaatgttttacaaaTCGGTCTCAACTTTCTCGTCATCAAATGATCCACACGGGAGAGAAGCCAATCAGTTGTCCTGAGTGTGAGGAATGCTTTGTCTCTTCATCACAACTTACTGCCCATCAACAACAAGCCCACAGGATGGTAAAACCTTTTTCCTGTTTggagtgtgggaaatgtttttcaaatcGATCTAACTTTGCTCGTCACCAAatgattcacacaggagagaaacctttttcttgttctgaGTGTAGGAAAGGTTTTTCAAATCAATCTAGCCTTGCCCGTCATCAAATGACTCACACCGGAGAAAAACCTTTTTcgtgttctgaatgtgggaaacgtTTCTCAAATCAATCTCACCTTGCTCGTCATCAAATGATTCACACAGGGgaaaaacctttttcttgttctgaGTGTAGGAAAGGTTTCTCAAATCAATCTGGCCTTGCTCGTCATCAAAtgactcacacaggagagaaaccttttgcgtgttctgaatgtgggaaatgttttgcctcTTCATCAAAGCTTACCGCCCATCAACGTACCCACATGGGGAAGAAACCGTTTTCTTGTTCCTAA